Within Alteromonas sp. LMIT006, the genomic segment CCACGGATCGTTGAATTTACATCTGAATGTAAGTCAAAAAGTTCCTTGCTTTCATATTTACCTTCTAAATGTCAGCTTCAGACAAATACCGGAGATTCAGATTCGTTCTATTTTGAGAACTTCAGAGGTCACTCTCTACAGAAAGCGGACGTTAAATTCTGGAGGGACAAAACATTAATAGGCAATCAATCCTTTAATCTTTTTAAGGCTTTGTGATAAACATCGCTTCCTTCACGTTTTCCAACTGCTAAAACTGTTACGATGACTACATCATCTTCAACTTTGTAGACAAGACGATAGCCAGATTGACGTAATTTTATTTTATACATATTGTCAGCACCAGAGAGCTTGGAAGCATCGACATGTGGGTTTCCCAAGCGTTCTTTGAGCTTTTTTTTAAATTGTAACTGAAGAGTAGATCCAAGCTTGTTCCATTCTTTGAGAGCGCTCTTTTTAAAATCGAGTTTATAGATCATCAATACTAACCGAAATACTTTCTTCGGATTCTCGTTCTCTAGCGACAGCTAAGAGTTCTAGATCTTCAAGTCTATCGAGCATCATCTCATAAGCTTCAGCAGGTACACAGTAAAATGCAGGCTCGTTTCTGTTTAACACAGCAACAGGCTCGCCATAGGCACTCGTTGCAACTTTCATAGGATTTGCTTTCAATTCAGTAATGCTTGCAGCAACATCAGCCAAGATTCTACTGGACATTTAATCGGTCTCCAAAGCAGTCTTTAATTAGGTTTATTTTAGTCGTTATCACGCTTTTTAACAACTAGTTTGAAGTAAATTGACAACCAAATAGCTACTGGCCCAGTGACTGCGCTGTACCATTTGCTACTATTGATCAAGAAAACTGACGGTCCGCAAAATATAAAACGAAGCAGTAAACGAATTTTAAATGAATTAAAGTTATTTTAGTTTTCGCGTCCTTACAAGGCGAGGGTCACTGGTTCAACTTCTACAAGCGTGCCACAGTAGCGTCCACCATCCTTTAAAATCAATCACTTACGTTTGTACACAGTTCGAAAATCGGCCGATTTTGCGAGTATCGCCTGCGTTATTTTGAAAAAGTGTGCCGAATCTGTGCCAAATATGCCGGACCTGCACCACTCCCCTGCTACAGACCAATACATACACTGCAACAAAAATATTTACAAACTCAACACCGTAAAATCACGTGGCACAGCAGTGACAGTCACGCCGTCGCTGAATTGGACCGTTTTGGTAGCATCACTGAAGTTATACACTACGTAATGTTTGATCCCTTGATTTTCAA encodes:
- a CDS encoding type II toxin-antitoxin system Phd/YefM family antitoxin, with amino-acid sequence MSSRILADVAASITELKANPMKVATSAYGEPVAVLNRNEPAFYCVPAEAYEMMLDRLEDLELLAVARERESEESISVSIDDL
- a CDS encoding type II toxin-antitoxin system RelE/ParE family toxin; this encodes MIYKLDFKKSALKEWNKLGSTLQLQFKKKLKERLGNPHVDASKLSGADNMYKIKLRQSGYRLVYKVEDDVVIVTVLAVGKREGSDVYHKALKRLKD